A region of Diospyros lotus cultivar Yz01 chromosome 3, ASM1463336v1, whole genome shotgun sequence DNA encodes the following proteins:
- the LOC127797470 gene encoding protein NTM1-like 9 has translation MMAASTLKSLAVGYRFCPTDYELINHFLRLKINGDEEAVSIIREVDIYQCEPWDLAGMSLIPTTDEVWFFFCPVGRKYQSGKRLKRATDAGYWKATGKDRTIKYVGRTSVIGTKKTLVFHKGRAPKGQRTAWKIHEYRAIGEELDGSKPGQGSFVLCKLFKKYDKNNEGSNCDDDKCNVYSPIIVTSFSEDIHSEQVTPSIGAAPENLPFCSGSYIAKNSGKPTFDVTLPVGSSNNCFGDVGADEVIFMPELEPEQMLRLQFSNAIHELPDGDDEVDTPFPSDVQTLLGSSCNLNYPISNDIGDVHMDQSGTNEQDDTFVDSILVTPDGYSCEDSGSQKNLAVENQVSNYVNHIERNSVKYTQSFNESDGQVALAQFDWSNRRKDPVPMAMCSRGYRTSIRNEEYLRNNLVEFLGNCYVAPGSNQSIDMLCTSEESTSYGTGIKLRTRQVHNQPSGKNCWPQGNAPRRIRLQRKFQVGSSCFSNKRVLSSKKQNHEMKPVEDKNEGAGKKYPARVGPAIVIDKFEHASFSNSNNVTEVAQQPGLDLKSGCRFPRGDDKEVPSICLKASPLHSISSTMRKLRVLAVLALFIVFGAYGFALGLKFIRDGTIFSLYK, from the exons ATGATGGCAGCGTCGACGTTGAAGTCTCTGGCCGTAGGGTACCGATTTTGTCCGACGGACTATGAGCTCATCAATCACTTCCTGCGGCTGAAAATCAACGGCGATGAGGAGGCGGTCAGCATTATTCGGGAGGTTGACATCTATCAATGCGAACCCTGGGATTTGGCCG GTATGTCGCTGATTCCGACGACTGATGAAGTGTGGTTCTTCTTTTGTCCCGTTGGCCGCAAGTATCAGAGTGGAAAGCGTTTGAAACGAGCGACGGATGCTGGATACTGGAAGGCCACGGGTAAGGATAGAACGATCAAGTATGTAGGTCGAACCTCTGTGATCGGCACGAAAAAGACTTTGGTGTTCCATAAAGGGCGTGCTCCGAAAGGGCAGAGGACAGCCTGGAAAATACACGAGTACCGGGCAATTGGTGAGGAGCTTGATGGCAGTAAACCGGGACAG GGCTCTTTTGTCCTCTGCAAGCTATTCAAGAAGTATGATAAGAATAACGAAGGGTCAAACTGTGATGATGATAAATGTAATGTTTATTCTCCCATCATAGTTACATCATTTTCTGAGGATATACACTCAGAGCAGGTGACTCCTAGCATAGGTGCCGCGCCTGAGAATCTACCTTTTTGTTCTGGGAGTTATATTGCTAAAAATTCTGGCAAACCAACTTTTGATGTTACTTTACCTGTTGGATCCAGTAATAACTGTTTTGGCGATGTTGGAGCAGATGAAGTAATTTTTATG CCAGAATTGGAGCCAGAACAAATGTTGAGACTGCAATTTAGTAATGCAATTCATGAACTTCCAGATGGTGATGACGAAGTCGACACCCCTTTCCCGTCGGATGTGCAGACGTTGCTTGGATCTTCATGTAACTTGAATTACCCCATCTCTAATGACATAGGCGATGTCCATATGGATCAGTCCGGCACAAATGAACAGGATGACACTTTCGTGGATTCAATCCTAGTTACCCCAGATGGTTATTCCTGTGAAGATTCTGGAAGTCAGAAAAATTTAGCTGTGGAAAATCAGGTCTCAAATTATGTTAACCATATTGAGAGGAACTCTGTGAAATACACTCAATCATTTAATGAGTCCGATGGACAGGTAGCCTTGGCACAG TTTGACTGGAGTAACAGGAGGAAGGATCCTGTACCTATGGCAATGTGTTCCCGAGGTTATAGAACTAGCATAAGGAATGAAGAATACCTTAGAAATAATCTGGTTGAGTTTCTTGGAAATTGTTATGTTGCTCCTGGCAGCAACCAATCCATCGATATGCTTTGTACTTCTGAGGAATCAACCAGTTATGGCACTGGAATCAAATTGAGGACTCGTCAAGTTCACAATCAACCTAGTGGCAAAAACTGTTGGCCCCAGGGAAATGCACCAAGGAGAATCAGGTTGCAGAGAAAGTTTCAAGTTGGATCATCTTGTTTTAGCAATAAGAGAGTTTTGAGCagcaagaaacaaaaccatGAAATGAAACCAGTGGAGGATAAG AATGAAGGAGCTGGAAAAAAATATCCTGCTCGTGTTGGTCCTGCCATTGTAATAGATAAATTCGAGCATGCATCCTTTTCAAATTCTAATAATGTCACTGAAGTAGCTCAACAACCAGGTTTGGACCTGAAATCAGGATGTAGATTTCCAAGAGGTGATGACAAAGAGGTTCCCTCTATATGTTTGAAGGCTTCTCCTTTGCACTCAATTTCCTCAACTATGCGTAAGCTCAGGGTTCTTGCTGTCCTAGCCCTGTTCATTGTCTTTGGGGCATATGGCTTTGCTTTAGGGTTAAAGTTTATTAGAGATGGGACCATATTTTCTCTGTATAAATGA
- the LOC127797406 gene encoding L-type lectin-domain containing receptor kinase VIII.2-like — protein MARYNLLLIVFILLAEDQILVDSGNKIKKPNGPEINVTKQLYFPEMKPSNYGRIHDDIKLLGSAIFSDEKGCIQIPDVSQKLDIRHLAGRALYSSPIRLFDPFTETPASFETTFTFQFNLTLNSTINKTSSARESGVGGSGLTFVIVPDEFTVGRPGPWLGMLNDVCDDDYKTVGIEFDTRWNPEFGDPNDNHVGINLASIVSTNTINASDVGVYLKDGSVHRAWIKYDGQSRLLDIRLGPDGHAYPSKPVFSGDLDLSPFLKEYMFVGFSASTGNLTQIHNVLSWNFTATSQAVLRVPGTETCESKIIQNGNAHNKTPSSFLIFVAMVVLVLVVLVNLYCNAKRQEESPEAVLLPEKKRRPRPPNKPRSFTMGEVQSATRCFGQSQELGSDSRSVTYKGTISNGCPVAVKRFSTQFLNSQGLDRRRVSKEISAISRVRHPNLVPVRGWCYDHREIIVLYDYLQNGSLDKWLFGVGVLPWTRRLKVVRDVAEALSYLHSKQLAHKNVKTSSVFLDVSFRAVLGDFGFVLDSSESRLFESAVSQKADVFDFGIFVLEVVAGRRRKWRSDPGEMDLLDLAWAKHETDEKATVVDRRMGSVVNPEQAVRVLEIGLLCTLNENKGRPAMEEVGELLGSDKPVPELPATRPVSLFPYSSTTGLCTGYSCARFK, from the exons atgGCTCGCTACAACTTGTTACTCATTGTATTCATACTTCTAGCAGAAGATCAGATTCTGGTTGATTCGGGTAACAAGATCAAGAAACCCAATGGACCTGAAATCAACGTCACCAAGCAGCTGTATTTCCCGGAGATGAAGCCCAGCAACTATGGCAGAATCCACGACGATATCAAGCTTCTGGGGAGCGCCATCTTCTCCGACGAAAAGGGCTGCATCCAAATACCGGACGTTTCGCAGAAGCTTGATATCCGGCACCTAGCCGGACGAGCTCTCTACTCCTCCCCAATTCGCCTCTTTGATCCATTCACCGAAACTCCAGCCTCCTTCGAAACCACCTTCACTTTCCAATTCAATCTCACTCTGAATTCCACCATTAACAAGACCTCGAGCGCCCGAGAATCTGGTGTTGGCGGCAGCGGCCTCACCTTCGTCATCGTCCCCGACGAGTTCACCGTGGGCCGGCCCGGTCCCTGGCTCGGCATGCTCAACGACGTCTGCGACGACGACTACAAAACGGTCGGGATCGAATTCGACACCCGATGGAACCCGGAGTTCGGCGACCCGAACGACAACCACGTCGGAATCAACCTGGCCAGCATTGTTTCGACGAACACCATCAACGCCTCCGACGTCGGAGTTTATCTCAAAGACGGTTCCGTTCACCGGGCCTGGATCAAGTACGACGGCCAGTCCCGGTTATTGGATATTCGTCTTGGCCCCGACGGTCATGCTTATCCTTCCAAACCAGTCTTCTCCGGCGATCTCGATCTCTCGCCTTTCCTGAAAGAGTACATGTTTGTCGGGTTCTCTGCTTCCACCGGAAACTTAACGCAAATCCACAACGTGCTCTCGTGGAACTTCACGGCGACGAGCCAGGCCGTTCTTCGGGTCCCGGGAACGGAAACCTGCGAGAGCAAGATCATCCAGAACGGGAACGCTCACAACAAAACGCCGAGCAGCTTCTTGATATTCGTGGCCATGGTGGTGCTGGTTCTCGTCGTGTTGGTGAATTTGTACTGCAACGCCAAGCGGCAGGAGGAGAGCCCGGAAGCGGTACTGCTTCCGGAGAAGAAGCGCAGGCCGAGACCGCCGAACAAGCCCCGGAGCTTCACCATGGGCGAGGTTCAGTCGGCCACTCGGTGCTTCGGCCAGTCGCAGGAGCTGGGGAGCGACTCCAGAAGCGTTACCTATAAAG GTACGATTTCCAACGGTTGCCCGGTGGCGGTGAAGCGGTTCTCGACCCAGTTCCTCAACTCGCAGGGGCTCGATCGCCGGCGAGTGTCCAAGGAAATCAGCGCCATCAGCCGAGTCCGCCACCCCAACCTGGTTCCAGTCCGAGGCTGGTGCTACGACCACCGGGAAATCATCGTCCTCTACGATTACCTCCAGAACGGCAGCCTCGACAAGTGGCTCTTCGGCGTCGGCGTCTTGCCGTGGACGCGGCGGCTCAAGGTCGTGAGAGACGTCGCCGAGGCGCTGAGCTACCTCCACTCGAAGCAACTCGCTCACAAGAACGTGAAGACCAGCAGCGTTTTCCTCGACGTGAGCTTCCGGGCCGTGCTGGGCGACTTCGGGTTCGTGCTGGACTCGTCCGAGTCGAGGCTATTCGAGTCGGCGGTGAGCCAGAAGGCGGACGTGTTCGATTTCGGGATATTTGTTCTGGAGGTGGTGGCGGGGCGGCGGAGAAAGTGGAGGTCCGACCCGGGGGAGATGGACCTGTTGGATCTGGCGTGGGCGAAGCACGAGACTGATGAGAAGGCGACGGTGGTTGATCGGAGGATGGGTTCGGTGGTGAACCCGGAGCAGGCGGTTCGGGTGCTGGAGATCGGGTTGCTGTGCACTCTGAACGAGAACAAGGGGCGGCCGGCGATGGAGGAGGTGGGGGAGCTTCTGGGTTCGGACAAGCCGGTTCCCGAGTTGCCAGCGACTCGACCCGTTTCTTTGTTCCCCTACAGCAGCACCACGGGTCTGTGCACCGGCTATTCTTGTGCTCGGTTCAAGTGA
- the LOC127797407 gene encoding 60S ribosomal protein L9-like: MKTILSSERMDIPDEVKIKVKAKVIEVEGPRGKLTRNFKHLNLDFHLITDEATGKKQLKVEAWFGSRKATAAIRTALSHVQNLITGVTKGYRYKMRFVYAHFPINASIPNSSKAIEIRNFLGEKKVRKVDMLEGVTVVRSEKVKDELILDGNDIELVSRSAALINQKCHVKNKDIRKFLDGIYVSEKGTIVQEE; the protein is encoded by the exons ATGAAGACCATACTGTCGTCCGAGAGGATGGACATCCCAGATGAGGTGAAGATCAAAGTGAAGGCGAAGGTGATCGAAGTGGAAGGGCCAAGAGGTAAGCTCACTCGAAACTTCAAGCACCTGAACCTCGACTTCCATCTAATAACGGACGAGGCCACCGGCAAAAAGCAGCTCAAGGTCGAGGCCTGGTTCGGCTCTCGCAAGGCCACCGCCGCTATTCGCACGGCTCTCAGCCATGTCCAGAACCTCATCACGGGCGTTACCAAGGGCTACCGCTACAAGATGCGATTCGTCTACGCTCACTTCCCGATTAATGCCAGCATCCCCAATTCCAGCAAGGCTATTGAGATCCGTAACTTCCTTGGTGAGAAGAAG GTGCGGAAGGTGGATATGCTTGAAGGGGTCACCGTTGTGAGATCTGAGAAAGTTAAGGATGAATTGATCTTGGACGGGAATGATATTGAACTCGTATCTCGGTCTGCTGCCCTGATAAACCAA AAATGCCATGTTAAGAACAAAGATATCCGGAAGTTCCTTGATGGCATCTATGTGAGCGAGAAGGGAACGATAGTCCAAGAAGAATGA